In Numidum massiliense, a single genomic region encodes these proteins:
- a CDS encoding DUF6756 family protein, whose amino-acid sequence MWDIKGQIFAASNKLEIKVKEIPYTRTAEMKNLIAAKFTGGMNVEPIWERINDDVAVQNPDAWQWVSEFVNDNEAIVFFNTSDEKSSFIISGGENIVNILAETFNVEFYLTNKEFDYLICFNHHDVLIASGTAKRWLRRYKTGELDNYPQ is encoded by the coding sequence ATGTGGGATATAAAAGGTCAAATTTTTGCCGCTTCGAATAAACTTGAAATTAAAGTAAAGGAGATCCCATATACGAGAACTGCAGAAATGAAAAACCTAATAGCAGCCAAGTTTACGGGTGGAATGAATGTTGAACCTATATGGGAAAGAATTAATGACGATGTAGCAGTACAGAATCCAGATGCATGGCAATGGGTTTCAGAGTTTGTAAATGATAATGAGGCTATTGTTTTTTTCAATACGTCGGATGAAAAGTCCTCGTTCATAATTTCGGGTGGCGAAAATATAGTGAATATCTTAGCTGAAACCTTTAATGTAGAGTTTTATCTTACCAACAAAGAGTTCGATTACTTGATTTGTTTTAATCATCACGACGTGCTAATAGCGAGTGGAACAGCCAAAAGGTGGCTGAGAAGGTACAAAACTGGCGAACTCGATAATTATCCCCAGTAA
- a CDS encoding ABC transporter ATP-binding protein codes for MSANPPMIEVNSLCKSFGNRKALNNVSFHVHSGEILCFLGPNGAGKSTTINILSTTLRGDQGEIRFRGEPFDRLTRQYKRELGIVPQDVAVYEDISAEENVRFFASLYGLRGKELSQRTDEALEIVGLSDRRKDKPKTFSGGMKRRLNMACAIAHRPPLIIMDEPTAGIDPQSRKHILESICRLRDEGATIIYTTHYMEEVEEISTRILIIDHGEVIASGTKEELKERFADEKRFKVEVEETDEMPKLHLFRIDGVKRVDVNGNVIRISTLKGIDNLDQIIAYLSSSGLKIVNLTSFSPSLEMVFLNLTGRTLRN; via the coding sequence ATGAGTGCCAATCCGCCGATGATCGAAGTAAACAGTTTGTGTAAAAGCTTTGGCAATCGAAAAGCGCTAAACAATGTCAGCTTCCATGTACATTCGGGGGAAATTTTATGCTTTCTCGGCCCGAATGGCGCAGGAAAAAGTACGACGATCAATATTTTATCGACAACCTTGCGCGGCGATCAAGGGGAAATCCGCTTTCGCGGTGAGCCGTTCGACCGACTGACGAGACAATACAAGCGAGAGCTAGGAATTGTGCCTCAGGACGTAGCTGTATATGAAGATATTTCGGCAGAGGAAAACGTTCGGTTTTTTGCTTCGCTCTACGGACTGCGCGGCAAAGAACTGTCACAGAGGACGGATGAAGCACTGGAGATTGTCGGGCTTTCTGATCGGCGCAAGGACAAACCAAAGACATTCTCCGGCGGTATGAAGCGGAGGTTAAATATGGCCTGTGCGATTGCCCATCGGCCCCCATTGATCATCATGGATGAACCGACAGCGGGAATCGATCCACAATCCCGCAAGCATATCCTAGAATCAATCTGCAGGCTGCGAGACGAGGGAGCGACGATCATCTACACCACACACTATATGGAAGAGGTCGAGGAAATATCGACCCGCATTCTGATCATTGATCACGGAGAAGTGATTGCCTCAGGTACCAAAGAGGAATTAAAAGAACGTTTTGCTGATGAGAAGCGGTTTAAGGTGGAGGTAGAAGAAACAGATGAGATGCCGAAGCTGCATCTGTTTCGAATCGACGGGGTTAAGCGAGTGGACGTCAACGGCAATGTGATACGCATTTCAACGTTGAAGGGCATCGACAATCTGGATCAGATTATTGCCTACCTATCGTCTAGTGGTCTGAAAATCGTAAACCTGACCAGTTTCTCGCCCAGCCTGGAGATGGTGTTTCTCAATCTCACGGGTCGCACGCTGCGGAATTAA
- a CDS encoding ABC transporter permease, which translates to MAELEKSMGPANPNLFAIMFKRDLFNLLTDGGLLIYHTLFPLLLIMTLGYLGSGIYGGSGVTAYDYYSVTIMIYSALNVSITAANSFMENNLKRSNLRVLYAPVPKSFVYLSKIAAAFLFTSVCSVALVLLLQTVFGLALGGSNVIYTIAVLLGLHLFSASLGVLLCCVFKSEEMTNKILSMVNNVLAILGGLFFQLDSLGRWAENISYLSPAKWVAETVLRIVYDDDFSFFLPTMATFVVASLLILWGCKRTFKTEDYV; encoded by the coding sequence ATGGCCGAACTGGAAAAAAGCATGGGCCCGGCGAACCCGAACTTGTTTGCGATCATGTTCAAAAGAGACCTGTTTAACCTGCTAACGGATGGGGGACTCCTGATCTACCATACCTTGTTTCCACTGCTGTTGATCATGACACTTGGCTACCTGGGCAGCGGCATTTACGGTGGTAGCGGTGTCACCGCATACGATTATTACAGTGTGACAATTATGATCTACAGCGCGTTGAATGTGTCCATCACAGCGGCAAACAGTTTTATGGAAAACAATCTGAAGCGAAGCAATTTGCGTGTTCTGTATGCACCCGTACCCAAATCTTTTGTATACCTGTCCAAAATCGCAGCGGCTTTTCTCTTTACCAGCGTCTGTTCTGTCGCACTTGTCCTCTTGCTCCAAACGGTGTTTGGTCTGGCTTTGGGTGGCAGCAATGTGATTTACACGATTGCCGTGTTACTCGGCCTCCATTTGTTCTCGGCATCACTGGGGGTTCTGCTCTGTTGCGTGTTTAAAAGTGAAGAGATGACGAACAAAATTCTCAGTATGGTAAACAATGTTCTCGCGATACTGGGTGGGTTATTTTTCCAGTTAGACAGCCTTGGGCGCTGGGCAGAAAATATTTCCTATCTGTCTCCGGCCAAGTGGGTAGCCGAAACGGTACTGCGTATCGTCTACGATGACGATTTTAGCTTTTTTTTACCAACGATGGCTACCTTTGTCGTTGCGTCGCTGCTCATCTTGTGGGGCTGTAAACGAACGTTTAAAACGGAGGATTACGTATGA
- a CDS encoding ABC transporter permease: MRMTFRIFSNHVLRMWNRRNVIVITLLMTMAAVAFAVFFTSQIELKGNVAVVASTTASLPLDEKNYSVHYLEQAPLQSELVRNKYDAVVTLERDGSYQIETLKTDRFKEELEQAIAGSDSAVPTKKKRSLQNSILGFLSMLLLVQALFYFQLFSDDKKTGTLRRTAVSPAGIAPYLIAQCLFGFLGVYAPAWLVLAITKGIGLDIGFSLGMYALLLIFPALLAVSFALFIAAWIENADTGLSLASGIIIISSLLSGSFYKIDHQNGVMEAISNVLPQKQFILLVDGVEAHGTLLQNMGNGLYVIAVSLALGVAGWFICRHRLYKGWYG, encoded by the coding sequence ATGAGGATGACCTTTCGCATTTTTAGCAATCATGTGCTTCGGATGTGGAATCGCCGGAATGTCATTGTCATCACGTTGTTAATGACGATGGCCGCGGTTGCGTTTGCTGTCTTTTTTACGAGCCAGATCGAATTGAAGGGTAACGTCGCAGTCGTGGCCAGTACGACAGCCAGCCTGCCACTCGATGAAAAAAACTACAGCGTTCACTACCTAGAGCAGGCGCCCTTACAGTCCGAGTTGGTGCGCAACAAATACGATGCGGTCGTTACGCTTGAAAGAGACGGCTCGTATCAGATCGAGACGTTAAAAACCGATCGGTTCAAGGAGGAACTGGAGCAGGCGATCGCCGGGTCAGATTCTGCAGTCCCGACGAAAAAGAAACGGAGTTTGCAAAACAGCATCCTGGGCTTTCTCAGCATGTTATTGTTAGTCCAAGCTTTATTTTACTTTCAGTTGTTCTCAGACGACAAAAAAACAGGTACACTTCGCCGAACGGCTGTATCCCCGGCAGGCATTGCCCCCTATTTGATAGCCCAGTGCCTATTTGGATTTTTAGGCGTTTATGCTCCGGCGTGGCTCGTACTGGCGATAACCAAGGGAATCGGGCTCGACATCGGTTTCAGCCTCGGGATGTACGCGCTCTTGTTGATCTTCCCTGCGCTCTTGGCCGTCTCCTTCGCTTTGTTCATAGCGGCCTGGATCGAAAATGCCGACACGGGACTATCACTCGCATCAGGGATCATTATCATCAGCTCCTTGCTATCGGGCAGTTTTTACAAGATCGATCACCAAAATGGAGTCATGGAGGCAATCTCCAATGTTTTACCGCAGAAGCAATTTATCCTGCTGGTGGATGGAGTGGAAGCGCATGGAACTTTGTTGCAGAATATGGGGAATGGCCTTTATGTGATTGCTGTTTCACTAGCTTTGGGGGTAGCTGGCTGGTTTATCTGCCGCCATCGTCTGTACAAAGGATGGTACGGATGA